The Collibacillus ludicampi region CATAAAAGCCCGCTTCATGCGCTAATGTGGTATCTGTTTTTCTCATTGGGCGGTACGGAAGTTCGAGTTCGGCCATCATCGTAGCCAAAGCCTCTTTCGCCGTTTCCTTGTAACCTTCGGGTTTGGCGGGAGGATCAGCATCTTCCGGCATGGTCCACGGGATATATTCGATCGTAACGCCTTCACTCAAAAATCGTTTAATCATCGGGATTTCACTATAACAAAAAGGACAATTATAGTCATAAATGAATTTGAGCACGATTTCACCTCCAAGAACCAGCATAACATTCCAGTCGTAAAAAGGACAACAAGTGAATAATGTAGAATGAAAGAGGGGGCCACATAATGCACGATTTGCTTCAATTGCTTTCCGTTATCCTTGTGGATATGATCCTATCCGGAGACAATGCCATCTTGATTGCCATGGCTACCTTCTCATTGCCACCGCATATGAGAAAGAGCGCCATATGGGTCGGTTTGGGACTGGCCATCATCATTCGAATCAGTTTGACAATCACCACTACATTTCTGTTACGAATTCCTTTTTTGCAAGCGATTGCAGGTTTTATACTATATACCTTATCTCTTCGCCTCCTCATGGTTTCGAACGACAACACACAGTATGCAAAGGATCAATCCACATGGTTAGGTGCGGTTTGCACCATCGTATTTGCGGATATCACCATGAGTCTTGACAATATATTGGCGGTCGCCGGGGTTTCAGAAGGCCATATGTTTTTTATTATCTTGGGCTTAATGTTCTCCATGCTATTTCTCGTCATATCGAGCCGCATCATCAGTTACATCATGGATCGTTTTCACAGTATCTTATGGATCGGAGCGGGGATCATAGCTTGGGCGTCTGGGAAAATGATTGCACATGACAGGGCGTTTCACCAGATCACCCATCCACACTCGATTCTTCTGCCATCTGTTGCCGTCATGATTCTACTTATCATGAACCTCAGAAATAATAGAAGGCCAATCAAACGGTTCCGTTAGAACTCAAGATGAAAAGCAAACTCCCTTGGCGGTGTAAGCAGCAAGGGAGTTTGCTTTTCATCCGAAACCTGGGGAGTATTTTTCTCAGAGTTTGGTCATCATCATTTGGGCATTTGTCCAATATAGAGAGATTCTGGACGAATGATACGATTGTTGGCCGCTTGTTCCAAGATGTGAGCGCACCATCCGACCGTACGGCTGACTGCAAATGTAGGCGTGAATAACGTATCCGGCAAACCGACCGCCCTCATGACCGCAGCCGCATAAAATTCGACGTTTGTATTTAATTTACGGCCCGGCTTATATTCTTCGAGCAGCTTGAGCGCTACCTTTTCCACATGTGTTGCGAGAGCAAACCATGGATCATCCGCGGACAATTGGGAGGCAACGACTTGCAACGCTTCCGAACGGGGATCCCTCGTTTTATAGACACGATGGCCGAATCCCATAATGCGCTCGCCGTTTTCTAATGCTTTGCGCAACCAGGGTTCCGCGTTTTCAGGCGTACCGATCTGCTCCATCATTTCGATGACTCCGGACGGTGCACCGCCATGCAATGGTCCCTTGAGAGCACCGATCGCTGCCGTGACGGCTGAAATCAAATCGGAACGAGTGGAAGAAACAACGCGTCCGCTAAAAGTTGAAGCGTTCATCCCATGCTCTTGCGTAAGGATGAGATAAGCGTCCAAAGCACGTACATGTGCCTGGTTAGGTTCCGTACCTTTTAACATATATAAGTAGTTTGCCGTATGATCCAGGTCGGAACGAGGCTCCACCGGTTCACGTCCTTCCAGTCGAGCTTGGCGGTAAGCGACAATTGTCGGAACCTTTGCCGTTAAGGAAATGACTTGATCCATGGTTGGCGGCCAATCATGTCCTGCGTTACCGAGCAAAGATACGCCTGTCCGCAATACGCTCATCATGTCCACATCGGACGGAATCAAGTCGATTGCTGCTTTCACATATGAAGGCAATGTCCGATTCGCGACCAGTTGAGACTTTAACCTGTTCAGCTCTTCCCGATCCGGGAGATGACCATACCATAAAAGGTGAGCAACTTCTTCAAATGTTTTCTCGATGGCCAGGTCTCGTGCCCAGTGATTTCGATAGACGAGAAGACCATTGATACCATCCACTAAACTCAATTCCGTTTCTGCAACAACAATTCCTTCTAATCCTATGGAAATCACTTGTTGACTCATTAAAACTACCCCCTTTTTCTAATTTTCAGTATATCGTAACATTTATTAAAAGGATAATTGAGATTAGTAGAGTATTTGATTATAAAATATAATCGATCACGAGGTTGAATATGGATACGAAACTTTTGCGTACATTTGTCGTCATGGCAAAAGAACTGAATTTTCACCGAACAGCCGAACGATTGTTTCTGGCACAACCCACTGTCAGCGTCCACATTCGACAACTTGAAGAATACGTAGGTTATCCCCTGTTCGAACGCACAGGACGGAAAGTTCGCTTAACTGCTGCTGGAGAACGGTTTCTTATTCATGCCAACCGTATCCTGGAAGCGCACGATGATGCTCTTTCTGACATGACGCGTTGGAAAATGGGGTTTGATGACCGGCTAGATCTGCTGATTTCTCCTCTTTGCGCGGAGATTTTACTCCCGGCTATTTGGAAGCAATTTACTTCGATGTATCCGAATGTAGAAGTGAGAATTTATACGACATTGTCACAATCCGTCGGCCCTGGAATCGCTGCAGGACGCTCACACCTCGGTATTTCTCTTGTACCTTCCAAACATCCTGAAACGGTCACTTGCAAATTATATAATGATCCTGTCGTTTTCATCGCTCCCGGAACGGTGAATCCTGATCGTGCGAATTTCCGTGAACTTCTGTTGGAGCATCCGTTACTGACAAAAAACCATCCCGATTACTGGGAAGATATCTTGTATCAATTGCATGATCTTCAAATTCCAATCCGTCCTATGACCGTAAGTCAGGTACACATCACACGCAAGCTGATCATAAATGGTCTCGGCGTTTCTTTTTTACCTTTGTCGGCGGTGGAGGAAGAATTGATGAACGGAAAACTGGTCAGGATCGCGACGCCGGACCTGCATCTACCGAGAGCAGCCACGTATGTAATTACTCCGAGAAACAAAGAGCTGCCGCGCTCCGCGAAAAATTTCCTCGTCCTGCTTAATGAGTTGCTGGACCGTCGATGACGGATATTCTCCCAGTCTGCCGCACATAATGAATCTTGTGTTCAACATCATGCGGGATTTTACAATGAAACGGAGGATCGTTGACAGATGTCCAGAATCGTTCGCTGTGAAGCAATCACTCCGACGCATACGCCTGTACAGGGCAGTCATGAACTTTTCCGTTACGCTCTCTTCGCTAACAAATCGCGAATCGCTTTTTCCAATGAATCATGTTGAAATGTATAACCCAATGCTCTTAATTTTTCAGGCAAAACTTTTTGCCCTTTTAGAACGATCTCCGACATTTCACCCAATAGCAGACGAAGGAGCGATTCAGGAACGGGGAGCCAATGGGGGCGACGCATGGTTTTTGCGATCATTCGGCCAAACTCATCCATCCTTACAGGTTGAGGAGCAGTCAGATTCATCGGTCCGTCAATCCTTTCATCCGCTATACACCGTTCCAAGACGCACGCCACATCATCGATATGAATCCAGGAAATCCATTGTGTTCCATCCCCAACACGTCCACCCAAGAAAAAGTGATACGGCGCGATCATCCGCGGAAAAGCTCCTCCATCTCTCCCCAGCACAACCCCTAGTCGTGCTAATACCACACGGGTCACATCACTTGCTCGTTTAGCCGCGTTTTCCCATTCTCTCGTCACCGTTGCCAAGAATCCTTCCCCTGCTTCCGCTTCTTCCGTATAAGTAGCCGACCGTGAAGATCCGTAATAGCCGATGGCAGATGCATTGACAAAAACACTGGGTTTCATGGGTACCTTTATAATGGCGGAAAATCGCTTGTGTCAGATCCACCCTTGAATGCAGGATCTTTTTCTTTCGGGCATCGGTCCATCTCCCGGACTGAATCGATTCACCTGCCAGGTTAACTATCGCATATGGGCTGTTTATGTCGGCCAAGATCTGGGCGATCTCTGATGGACGATAGACAAAACAGCGACCGTAATCGACATGCTGATCTTTGCGAGATGCGATCCATACGTCGTACCCGGATTCATGCAAATGACGGGATACATGGCTTCCTATAAATCCAGTTCCGCCGAACAAAATCACTTTCATGTGCGACACCTGCCTTTTAAATCCTCTTACCTCCAGCCTAACACTCGTTTTACCGAGGAGCAAGCGGCGCCCTCCATTCAGCCAACAAGTTTGCCCTCTGAGACTACGACTTTTCCCTTCTTAATCACCGTATCGACGTGATTGATGCCAAAGTGATACGGAAGATAAGCTAGATTGGAAGCGTTATAGATGACGAGATCTGCCTGTTTTCCTGTCTCCAAACTGCCAACAACGTCCCCCCTCCCGATCGCATATGCGGCATTAATCGTCATCGCTGTGATCACTTCTTCCGGCGTCATTCCTAAATTCAAACATCCGAGAGTCATCACGAACTGTAATGACTCCGTGGGCGAACTCCCTGGATTGTAATCGGTCGATAACGCGACGGGCAAACCCATTTCGATCATCTTGCGGGCGCGGGCGTGGTTGTTCGCTCGCAAATTGAAAGAAGTTGCGGGAAGACACACGGCGATTACACCTGCACGTTTCATCGCATCCAACCCTTCATCGGTCGCCGCCAGCAAGTGTTCGGCGGAAATACACCCTAATTCGCCCGCAAGTTGTGCGCCTCCCAATGGCTCAATTTCATCCGCATGAATCTTGATCCCAAACCCCATTTCTTTGGCCGCCGACAAAATCTTTCTCGCTTCCTGTACCGTAAATTCGCCCTGTTCACAAAACACGTCACAAAACTCGGCGAGACCCTGCCGCTTCACTTCCGGAAGCATCTCCTCTACGATCAAATCTACGTATTCTGAAGAACGTCCCTTATATTCCGGAGGAACCGCATGAGCTCCCATAAACGTTGACACGATTTCGACAGGATGATGTTCATTGAGACGTTTCGCGACACGAAGTTGCTTCAATTCGTTTTCCAGATTCAGTCCGTATCCGCTTTTCGCTTCGACCGTTGTAGCCCCAAACAACAACATCAGATCAAGGCTTTTCCGTGCTTTTTCATAAAGCTCGTCTTCCGTGGCATTGCGTGTAGCTCGAACCGTACTGAGGATTCCTCCTCCCATTGCAAGGATTTCGAGATAGGAAACTCCTTTCAATTTCAATTCCAGTTCATGTTCGCGGGAACCGGCATGAACCAGATGGGTATGCGGATCGATGAGACCGGGAGTCACAAGTCGCCCTTGTGCGTTCAATTCTTCACGAACTGATAGACCTGAGATTTTTCTGCGTACGTCTTTTTCCTCACCAGCGGCGATTATTCGTCCATTCGCAATAGCGACAGCACCATTTTCAACCATTGAAATTTCCGACATTTCATGGCCTTTGCGTGGACCTTTTTTCCCCTGCATCGTGACCAGTTGACCGATATGATAAACCAGCAAATCAATCTGATTCGCTTGCATATGAACCTCCCCGTAACGTCTGGCGGCCTGACACATCTAAGGCCGCTCAGATGGAATGAGTTACTATATGGACAGAATTAGATATCGAGCATCGGTACGCGTACACCTTTTTCTTTCGCCGTTTGTATCGCAAGATCATACCCTGCATCCACGTGTCGAATGACTCCCATACCCGGATCTGTAGTAAGCACGCGGGAAAGACGTTCTTCCGCTTCTTTTGTCCCGTCAGCAACGACTACCATACCGGCATGCAGAGAGTATCCCATGCCGACACCACCCCCGTGGTGAACTGAAATCCATGTAGCCCCTGCCGCTGTGTTGATGAGAGCATTAAGGATCGCCCAGTCGGCCACCACATCGCTTCCATCCTTCATCGCTTCCGTCTCGCGGTTGGGAGATGCCACGGAACCGCAATCCAAATGGTCGCGTCCAATGACGATCGGCGCGGAAATTTCACCTCTTCGCACAAGCTCATTGATGGCTAAGCCCATTTTCACGCGCTCACCGTACCCAAGCCAGCAAATGCGTGCAGGCAATCCCTGAAACGCAACTTTTTCTCTCGCCATCGTTATCCAGCGGCGGAGATGTTCATTCTCGGGGAATAGTTCCAAAACCAGTTCATCCGTTCTATAAATATCCTTCGGATCACCAGATAATGCCGCCCAGCGGAACGGCCCTTTTCCTTCACAGAAGAGGGGGCGAATATAAGCAGGAACAAACCCCGGAAATTTGAAAGCATCTTTCACGCCTTCGTCAAAAGCGACCTGACGTATATTGTTTCCATAATCGAATACGACCGCACCCATTTTCTGCAGATCCAGCATCGCCTGAACATGAACGGCCATCGAATGTTTGGCCAAACGCACGTATTCTTGTGGGTTTGATTCACGCAACTTAGCTGCTTCTTCAAGAGAATAGCCCGAGGGAATATAACCGTTCAACGGATCATGTGCTGACGTTTGATCTGTGACGAAATGGGGAACGACTCCTCGTTTAACAAATTCCGGGTAAATCTCTGCCGCATTGCCGACGAGCCCAATGGAAAGCGGTTTGCCTTGTTTTTGGGCTTCCCTTGCCAACTGGAGCGCTTCGTCAAGATCATTGACCATCACATCGAGATAACGCGTATCGATGCGTCGTTGAATCCGCTTCGGATCCACCTCAACGCAAATGACTACGCCCTCGTTCATCGTCACAGCAAGCGGTTGAGCCCCACCCATTCCGCCAAGCCCCGCCGTCAATGTCAACGTCCCTTTTAATGTGCCCCCCGCGTGTTGACGGGCAGCCTCAGCGAACGTCTCATACGTACCTTGCAAAATCCCTTGGGTACCGATGTAAATCCAACTGCCAGCCGTCATTTGACCGAACATCATCAAGCCGTTCTTTTCTAATTCACGGAAGGTTTCCCAGTTCGCATATGCGGGTACAATCACGGAGTTAGAGAGTAAGACGCGCGGTGCAAACGCATGCGTTTTAAAAATTCCGACCGGTTTTCCCGATTGAATCAACAACGTTTCATCCGCTTCCAAATGTGTTAAACATTCGACAATCTTATCAAAACATTGCCAGTTCCTTGCGGCTTTTCCTATCCCCCCGTAGACCACGAGATCTTCGGGACGTTCCGCTACTTCCGGATCCAGGTTATTCATTAACATGCGAAGTGCAGCTTCTTGTTGCCATCCTTTTGCTGTCAATTTCGTACCGCGCGGAGCACGGATCGTACGCTTGGCTTGAACGGTCATTGTTCTACTCTCCTTTTGCTGTCTTTATGATGAAGATAAAATTGTGAAACCAGCCGACCGGCCGTATTCAACTTAACCCTGTTGCTTTTTGATTCATTAGCAACATGCATACGGATTACTGTTTGCCGCGTTTCATAATTCCCGTAAGGAAGGTTAAAATCACATGGAGCCCCATACGGACAGTTGCCTTGCGAGGATCCTGCAAAGGATCGATACAGACGATATCGAATCCCTTTACTTTCGGGTGTTGCCCCAATCTGAATACGGCTTCTAACAGTTGCCAGGAAGTCATTCCGGACGGCACCATTGCAGGTACGCCAGGAGCGTATGCTTGATCGAGAACATCCATATCGACCGTCACATAGATCGCTTCCGTCCCCTTATCAGCAACTTCCAGCGCCTGATCGATAATCGAATGGATCCCCTCCAGCGCCACCTGTCTTGCTGTGAATTGAGTGATTCCCTGGGCGGCTGCATACTCCCGATACGGCTTGGAATTTGCGAAACTGTGAATCCCGACTTGTGCGATTTGGCACCCTTCCACAGTTCCCGATTCGATCAAGCCGCGGATGGGCGTACCATTCGTCGGCCCTCCGTCTTCCAAATTTCTGACATCCATATGCGAATCAATTTGTACGATTCCGACTTTTCCACCAAAACGTTTCTTAAACGCTTTTACAGAAGGGCAGGTAATCGAATGATCTCCTCCTACGATCAACGGAAAAATTTCAGGTAACGTTTGATATAGATGGGTTAATCCCTGTTCGATATTGATGTGACACTTGTACAAATCCGTTACATGCATCTGAATATCTCCCATATCCCGAGCATGCAACTCTTGCAGATCCACATCATGATCGATGTTATATGTGGTAACCGTTGTGAACAATTCACGCATTGCATTTGGCGTCATGGACGCGGCTGACACGCTAATCGATGTTTTCGAAAGGGGGATACCGATAAATCCGATACCAACCGCTTCTTCTCCATCCCACGGAAGCAGCCATTGAGCGACTTTGGTTTCGAACCGATCACGCCAATTGGAGCGGCGTATGATTTCCGGTGGATTGAGAAACTCGATTTTTTTCAAGTGAAAACACTCCTTCAGGTATGAGACTCACTCAAACTCAAAAGTCGATGATTAAACATTCACTTACATTGCTGGCGGATGGTGCCGCATGTTCTCTTCTGAAAGCCTTCTCTTCATCGGATAATAATACAGGGCAGCCGGTATGATCATCCCGACAATCCAAGCGATATCCGCACCGTTCAGATATTTTGCGACAGGGCCAACAAATAGCTCTGTATTCATGAACGGGAACTGTATGAGAATTCCTAAAATATATGAGCTTATTGCGATCCAGTTCACTCTCCCATATTCTCCGTTCGGATCAAAAATAGCCTGAATGTTGTAATCTCCTTTACGCAAGAGATAATAATCCACTAAGTTGATCGCAGTCCAAGGAACCATAAAGTACAAGAGAAGCAGCAGAAACTTCGAGTAATTTTCCAAAAAGTTCCCCTGACCCCAAATGCCCACGATCGTACCGACCATCGAAACGATCAGGATAAAAATCACGCGTGTTCCCGAAAAGACCTTCCAATTCGCAAACGCACTGATCGTTGTTACAACAGACATGAAGCCACCATATAGATTCAAAGTGTTGATGGCAAGAACCCCAAGCACGATCAGAATATATGTCAGGAATGAAACTCCAGAGCCGGACAAATTCCCGAAATATCCAATCATATTTTCGGATTCCTTGGGTGCAACCAACGCCGCGAGAGAACCGAGGATCATCATCCAACTCGAGCTGATCACCGAACCGCAATAGGTGTACCAAAACGTCTCTTTTAATGATGTATCAGATGGTAAATAACGGGAGTAATCTGCTACATACGGAGCGTACGCAATCTGCCAAGTCGCCATTATGGAGAGGACAAGCAGGAATGGCCCCCATGCAAACGCCGGCAGATTGGTATTCGCTTGAATCGGTTGTGATAACAAACGGATGGACAAATACAGAAACAAAACGAAAAACAGATAAGACACAACCTTTTCAAATTTGTGAATAAAATCATACCCGTAAATGACGAGCAAAACCGCCAACATGTTCACGATGATAACGCTTACATTTTGCGGTACGTGAAACGCGGCGGAAAATGCCTGAGCGCCAAGAACCCCGCTCGTTGCGAAAAATCCTACATACATAATGACGACCAGAATGAGAGGAAGTACGGCACCGACGACCCCAAACTGGGCCCGGCTTTGGATCATCTGAGGGATGCCGAGCTTAGGCCCTTGGGCGGAATGATAAGCCATGAAAATACCCCCGACCGCATTTCCGAGAATGATGGCCACAATCGCAGACCACAGATTGAGTCCGAGAGTAATCGCAAGTGCACCTGTAACGACCGTAGTAATCTGAGCGTTCGCAGAGAACCAGATGGCAAACAGATTGCGTGCGCTCCCATGCCTCTCAGATTCCGGTATGTAGTCGATACTACGCCTTTCGATCTGCATGTGAATCCCTCCTTAACCTGAGAAAAGAACGGTTATTGATTATTTAAAACATTCCGCCTGCTTATCTTTATCATACGGGGATCCGGTTGTTTTTTCTTGCGCAGAACTTGCGGAAAACTAGCACAATCTTGCTGAGCGGTAGGCGGTCGGGCTGTAACGCGTATATTTCTTAAACATGCGACTGAAATAGTTGGCATCTTCAAATCCAACCCGATATGCGACCTGCTGTATAGTTAAATCTGTCGTTTCCAGAAAGTGAATCGCCTTTTCGATTCTTGTCTTATTCAAAAAATCCAGGAAACTCATTCCGGTTTCTTTTTTAAACAGGTGGCTAAAATGGTATTTACTCAGACAACAATATTGTGCGATTTCATGTAAAGAAATTCTTTTTTGATGGTTCTCTTTGATATATCGGATCGCCTGGCGAATCACGGGAGAAACTGCAAACATATGGGTACTCGCCACCTGTTCCGTCAACTGTCTCCCGTATTCGCATACTTTTTTCACAAAAGTATCGTAACGAACCGTATGATATAAATCTTGGATAAATCGGGCATTCTCAGACAAAATGGTCGCAGCACTGACGCCATACTCCAGAACCAGGCGGGACATCATCATTACCAAGTCAATCACTTCCGATTTAAACATATCTACGTTATGTTTATACGCTTGCGCCATTCTTTCCAAGAGAATTTTTAAATAAGCGACGGTTCCCTCTTCATCCCCGATACGAACACGGGCCAGTAATTCCGCCTTCTCTTCTTGAGAGAGAGGATCTTTCCAATGATCTCTTACGTTTTTCTTTTCATACTGGAATATCAATCTGTTTCCCTGAAAAAATCGATCAATCATCGAGTTTTTTGCTTCCGCAAACGAGTAATGAAGCATAAGAGGATCTTCATAATAGGTTCCAATTCCAATGGATACGGAAATCTGTTTTCGATCGGCTGATTTTTGAATACGTCTAGCCATTTGAAAGATTCGTTCCCTGATGTTTTTTCTAAATCTTTCTTCGTTAGGAAGTTCCAATAGGACAGAGAGCACTCCTTCTTCGATCCAGACCCATACGAAGGGGACATGCAAAGCTTCATGTACCGCATCGACCAAACTTCTACCAATCTCTATTTTCCACGTTAAAGGTTTGCCAAACGCCAATTCTGGATATCTGTCAATCGAGACGAGCATGACAAGCTGCGGACGTACATCAATCCTATACTTCCGCTGCATATCAGAGAAGGTTCCTTCATGAACGAGTGTTCCGGACAATAACAAATAACAAAAAGCGGCTTGCGCAGGATCAAGTTTCACGATGTACACCCCCATATGTTTGCAAGTGTTTACTTATATGGATCATTCCTTTAATCAACATCGATTCTCTGAAAACAGGTTAACAAACAGAAACATAGATACTTACTCGCACTTGTACGTACACATATGAAAACATATAATCGTTCCAGGATGTAGTCATTCATTGCAAAAAGAAGGAGGATTTTTCCGTGAAAAACAAAGTAATCCTGGTCGCTTCCGACAAATTCGGAAAGGGAGATGAAGGCTTAGGGGAAACAGTAATGGAGACTTTTTTCGTGCTTTTGAAACAGAAGGAAGAAAAACCTGCGGCTATTTTTTGCATGAACCGAGGAGTATTTACATTAACGAACGATTCCCTCGTCGCCCCCCATTTAAAAGAATTGTCTGATGCAGGGGTTCCTGTTCTCGCTTGCAAAACATGTGTCGATTATTACCAATTGGAAGGTCGGCTTTACACAGGTGAAATTTCCGGAATGAATCACTTTATCGATTTGGCGAGTAAATATGAAGTTTTCACCATTTCCTGACCATTAGGTCTTCCCGGTCTCGGAATTTTTTCTCTGATTCAATAAATAGAACCGTCATCGCTTGCGGCAATGACGGTTCACCTGAATATTGAAAGATTGCTTGACAGTAGCTTAGCCCAAGATTATCATCAGATCTCCCGTTTCTAGACGATCTCCCTCTTGAACCAGGATTTCCTTCACAACCCCGTCAATCGGCGCTTGTACTTGCGTTTCCATTTTCATCGCCTCGGTGATGATCAGGTGCTCACCTTTCTTCACCTTATCTCCCTTCTCCACAAGTACTTTGACGACGTTGCCTGACATCAGCGCCCCGATTTGTTTGATATCTCCCTGATCGGCTTTTCGGCGGACAACTGTTGTTACATTCGCGGATTCATCGCGAACGACCACCTCGCGGGGCTGACCGTTAAGTTCGAAGTAAACGGTACGTGTTCCGTCCGGATCAAGACCTCCTACACCGATCAGCTTGATCATCAATGTTTTTCCGTCTTCGATCTCAACCGTAATCTCTTCCCCCGGACGCATACCATAGAAGAACGTTGGCGTATCAAGGACAGAGACATCGTGATATTTCTCGAAGTGATTCATCATATCAAGGAAAACCTGCGGGTATAAGGCATATGACACCAAATCGCGCTCTTTAAGCGGGCGATTGATTTTCTCTGTAAGCGTTTTACGCGACTCATCGAAATCGACCGGCTCCAGCATTTCACCCGGGCGGCATGCGAGCGGTTCTCTCCCTTTAAGGACGATCCGCTGCAGCCATTCAGGAAATCCTCCCGGCGGCTGTCCCATATAGCCCATGAAGAAGTCAACGACCGACGCAGGAAAATCGAGCGTTTCGCCTCGTTTGCGAAGCTCTTCTTCCGTCAAGTTGTTCTGCACCATAAACAGTGCCAGATCGCCGACCATTTTGGAAGATGGCGTAACTTTAACGATATCTCCAAGCATGCGGTTCACTTCTGCATATGCTTTCTTCACTTCTTCCCAACGATCCCCGAGACCCAAGGATTCCGCTTGTTGTCTAAGGTTTGTATACTGTCCGCCCGGCATCTCATGCAGATATACATCCGCAGTGGTCGTCTTTAACCCTTTTTCGAAGGCTTGGTAATATTCGCGAACCACTTCCCAGTAATCGCTTAATTTCTGCAACTCTTCAAGATTCAATCCTGTCGCACGCTCAGACTGTTCAAGCGCGGCCACTAGGGCGTTCAGACTGGGTTGTGAAGTGAGACCTGACATCGAGCTGATCGCGCAATCTACAATATCGACTCCCGCTTCAGCCGCCATCAGCAGAGTCGCTACCCCGTTACCGCTCGTATCATGCGTATGCAAATGTATAGGTATGCCGATCTCTTCTTTTAACGCCTTGATTAAATGATAGGCGGCATACGGCTTCAACAGGCCCGCCATGTCTTTGATGCCGAGGATATGGGCTCCTGCCCTCTCTAATTCTTTCGCCATGTTGATATAATACTTCAGATTATATTTTTCACGCCGCGGATCCAGAATGTCTCCCGTGTAACAGATCGTCGCTTCCGCCACTTTGCCGATCGAACGAACCGTATCGATGGCAACGGTCATATTCGGCAACCAGTTCAAGCTATCGAAAATGCGGAAAACGTCGATTCCGTATTTTCCTGCTTCTTCGATAAACTTCTTGACGACATTGTCAGGGTAATTACTATACCCGACCGCATTCGCACCACGGAGCAACATTTGAAATAAAATATTCGGGATTTTTTCGCGCAGTTGCTCCAGCCTTTCCCACGGATCCTCCTTGAGGAAACGCATGGACACGTCGAATGTCGCTCCTCCCCACATCTCGAGGGAAAAGAATTTGGAACCGATTTTGGCGGTCGCTTCCGCGATTTGCAGCAAGTCATAGGTTCGAGCACGCGTCGCGAACAGTGATTGATGCCCATCACGAAATGTCGTATCCGTGATTAACACGCGTTTCTGATCTTGAATCCATTGGGACAGCCCGTCCGCGCCAAGGCGATCCAAAAGTTGTTTTGTTCCTTCCGGGGTAACGGAATCAAAAGGAAACTCCGGAACAACGGCTTTCTTAAAGAACGGTTTCTTTTCTTTCT contains the following coding sequences:
- the hutU gene encoding urocanate hydratase, with amino-acid sequence MTVQAKRTIRAPRGTKLTAKGWQQEAALRMLMNNLDPEVAERPEDLVVYGGIGKAARNWQCFDKIVECLTHLEADETLLIQSGKPVGIFKTHAFAPRVLLSNSVIVPAYANWETFRELEKNGLMMFGQMTAGSWIYIGTQGILQGTYETFAEAARQHAGGTLKGTLTLTAGLGGMGGAQPLAVTMNEGVVICVEVDPKRIQRRIDTRYLDVMVNDLDEALQLAREAQKQGKPLSIGLVGNAAEIYPEFVKRGVVPHFVTDQTSAHDPLNGYIPSGYSLEEAAKLRESNPQEYVRLAKHSMAVHVQAMLDLQKMGAVVFDYGNNIRQVAFDEGVKDAFKFPGFVPAYIRPLFCEGKGPFRWAALSGDPKDIYRTDELVLELFPENEHLRRWITMAREKVAFQGLPARICWLGYGERVKMGLAINELVRRGEISAPIVIGRDHLDCGSVASPNRETEAMKDGSDVVADWAILNALINTAAGATWISVHHGGGVGMGYSLHAGMVVVADGTKEAEERLSRVLTTDPGMGVIRHVDAGYDLAIQTAKEKGVRVPMLDI
- a CDS encoding agmatinase family protein, translating into MKKIEFLNPPEIIRRSNWRDRFETKVAQWLLPWDGEEAVGIGFIGIPLSKTSISVSAASMTPNAMRELFTTVTTYNIDHDVDLQELHARDMGDIQMHVTDLYKCHINIEQGLTHLYQTLPEIFPLIVGGDHSITCPSVKAFKKRFGGKVGIVQIDSHMDVRNLEDGGPTNGTPIRGLIESGTVEGCQIAQVGIHSFANSKPYREYAAAQGITQFTARQVALEGIHSIIDQALEVADKGTEAIYVTVDMDVLDQAYAPGVPAMVPSGMTSWQLLEAVFRLGQHPKVKGFDIVCIDPLQDPRKATVRMGLHVILTFLTGIMKRGKQ
- a CDS encoding purine-cytosine permease family protein, with amino-acid sequence MQIERRSIDYIPESERHGSARNLFAIWFSANAQITTVVTGALAITLGLNLWSAIVAIILGNAVGGIFMAYHSAQGPKLGIPQMIQSRAQFGVVGAVLPLILVVIMYVGFFATSGVLGAQAFSAAFHVPQNVSVIIVNMLAVLLVIYGYDFIHKFEKVVSYLFFVLFLYLSIRLLSQPIQANTNLPAFAWGPFLLVLSIMATWQIAYAPYVADYSRYLPSDTSLKETFWYTYCGSVISSSWMMILGSLAALVAPKESENMIGYFGNLSGSGVSFLTYILIVLGVLAINTLNLYGGFMSVVTTISAFANWKVFSGTRVIFILIVSMVGTIVGIWGQGNFLENYSKFLLLLLYFMVPWTAINLVDYYLLRKGDYNIQAIFDPNGEYGRVNWIAISSYILGILIQFPFMNTELFVGPVAKYLNGADIAWIVGMIIPAALYYYPMKRRLSEENMRHHPPAM
- a CDS encoding helix-turn-helix domain-containing protein, whose amino-acid sequence is MKLDPAQAAFCYLLLSGTLVHEGTFSDMQRKYRIDVRPQLVMLVSIDRYPELAFGKPLTWKIEIGRSLVDAVHEALHVPFVWVWIEEGVLSVLLELPNEERFRKNIRERIFQMARRIQKSADRKQISVSIGIGTYYEDPLMLHYSFAEAKNSMIDRFFQGNRLIFQYEKKNVRDHWKDPLSQEEKAELLARVRIGDEEGTVAYLKILLERMAQAYKHNVDMFKSEVIDLVMMMSRLVLEYGVSAATILSENARFIQDLYHTVRYDTFVKKVCEYGRQLTEQVASTHMFAVSPVIRQAIRYIKENHQKRISLHEIAQYCCLSKYHFSHLFKKETGMSFLDFLNKTRIEKAIHFLETTDLTIQQVAYRVGFEDANYFSRMFKKYTRYSPTAYRSARLC
- a CDS encoding DsrE family protein translates to MKNKVILVASDKFGKGDEGLGETVMETFFVLLKQKEEKPAAIFCMNRGVFTLTNDSLVAPHLKELSDAGVPVLACKTCVDYYQLEGRLYTGEISGMNHFIDLASKYEVFTIS